The DNA segment GTGAAAAATTCGGAAGTCTATAAGATTATTGAGAAGAAAAACGGCTGGTATAAGATTAAAATGAAAAATGGAAAACAAGGCTGGATTTCCGGCAATTATGCCAAGGAAGAGGATGAAGACGATGAAGACTAATACGCAAGCAGAAAAAATATTCAAACCTCGGGATTAATGTCTCGGGGTTTGTTTTAGTCTTGACAAAAAGCTTATTTTGATGTTAAAATGCGGGAGCTATGGAAAAACCATAAGCTTAAAATCAATGGAGGAATATGAATGAGCAGTGAAGGAAATGCGTGCGGATGCGAAGCGCTGGACACGAACGCGGAGATCTTTAAAGGATTTCCATCCGATATTCGGGTAATGCAAGCGTTGCGTGTAATACCGAGAATGTTCACTGAAAAAAGAAAATTTTCGGAAATTGTCAGGATAGCGGCTTTGCTTCCGTCACCAGAAAATATGGTCCTTGTGATCAAGCAAAACCAAAGAGGTTTGGATCGGCTTGATTTCGGGGAGATAACCAAAATTCAAGAAGAACACACAAAAAAATTCGCAGAACTTTTGTTGGCGATTCGGGGTTCTTGCGCTCAAGAAATAAGAAAGGGTGTATGGTTATTCGATCCCGATGTACAAGAGTTCCTGCATAAATTTGCGGAAGAAAGCGAGGAAAAAGAAGCTTATTGGAAAGACCTGATGCTTCAGGATTTTCTGAATGGCAATGTTTTATCAGTATTAAACAACTGGTTTAGCCACTCTAAAGGCATAAAAAACTGCGTTAAACTGTTCGATCTTCCGGAAGAAAAAATTCGAACCAGGGTAGAAAATCTGGTTTTGGAGTGGGGCGACAAAGCAAGCATCGGCGATTGGAATTCTTCTACAAAAAGCATAAAAATGCTTATCAAAGAATTTGGCGTCTCGGAAGAAAAAATCCGCCAGAAGCTCGGCGAAGCAATAAATCGGGAAATGAGAGAGCAACCTCTTGATTGCATAGCGGTCGCGAAAGAGATGGGCGTATCAATTGAACCATGGCATTTGTTTCTTTATGAGGGAGCAAATGGACTTATATTAAAGGCTAATGACGAAGAATGTTCTAGCAATCGGCGGAAGAAAATTCAATTGGCTTGCGATATATACGAAGCTCTCAAAAGAGACCTTGGCGATTTAAAAGGAGATGCTCTACTGGAATTGTGGAAAAACAAAGATGTTGAAAATGCTTCAAGGGATTTCCTGAGGCGAGCAAGCAAAATTTTGCAATTTAAGTACAAAGCCGTAGGCTTTAATGACACCGTATGGGTGTGGTGGCACAGGATATTTTAATATCCTGCTTTTTTTTGCGCATTGGGGGTTTGTTTTAGTGACAGAGGAGTTATACAGTAATTTCATTGACAAATTTTATTAGTTTGTTAGACTATTAAAAGTGAAATAGACATCAAAATACCCCACTTATATGAAGAAGCGGAGTGGAAACGGATAATCATTTCTGTTTATCGGTTCAGAAGAGCTTTGGGGTTTTATTTATTATCAGGTAATAAAATTTATGACTCAAAAAATTAAAATTCGACTTTTGTTTTTATTCATTATCGTGCTGGCGATCGTCTCGGCTTTTATTGCCAGTCCGAAAACTCTTTCTTTTAAAGTTTATAAATGGAACGTGAAATTTCCGCCGGAAAAAGTTTCCGCGTATCTGAAAGAGAAAAATATCGGATATCACCTGGGCCTGGATCTGCAGGGAGGCACTCATTTGGTCTATGAAGCGGAATTGAATAATTTATCATCCACCAAGGCGGCGGAAGCCATGGAAGGCGTGCGGGACGTGATCGAACGCCGTGTAAATATTTTTGGCGTAGCCGAACCTCTTATCCAGATCGAAGGAAAAAATCGATTAGTGATCGACCTGGCGGGGGTAAAAGAAATCAGTCAGGCGATAAAAATGATCGGCGAGACTCCTTCGCTGGAATTTCGCGAAGAAACCCCGAGAGATCAGGTTGCCGCGGAATACAAAAAACAAACCGGCCAGGATCTGCCGGCGGAAGCGGTGGGGCCGTTCTTTCTTGCTTCCAGCGATCTGACGGGAAAAGATCTGGTGCGCGGACAGGCGGACTATGATCAGTCAACAGGCGCTTTAAGGCAGCCGATAGTGAAACTGGAATTTAACGAAGAAGGCAAGAAAAAATTCGCCGCTCTGACCACCAGAAATGTCGGGAAAGTCATAGCGATATATTTGGATGGCGTAAGCATTACCGCGCCAAGAGTAAATGAGGCGATTACCGACGGAAGCGCCATAATCAGCGGCAATTTTACCATTGAAGAGGCAAAAACTTTGGCTAAGAGGCTGAATGCCGGCGCTTTGCCTGTGCCGATAAAACTGATCAGCCAGCAGACGGTTGGCGCGACGCTTGGGCAGGATTCTTTGGCTAAAAGCTTGAAAGCCGGATCTTTTGGATTTTTATTGATCGCGCTTTTTATGATCTTGTATTATCGCTTGCCGGGATTGATAGCCAGTATTTCTTTGGTGATCTATACTTTGATCGTGGTAGCGATATTTAATTTTCTTTCGATCACTTTGACTCTGGCGGGAATCGCCGGCCTGATCTTGTCTATCGGTATGGCTGTGGACGCCAATGTTTTGATCTTTGAGAGAATGAGAGAGGAATTGACCGGCGGCCGGTCTTTCAAGCTCGCGGTCGAAGATGGTTTCAGCCGGGCCTGGCCTTCGATTCGGGATTCCAATCTGACGACTTTGATCACCGCGATGGCGCTATTTTGGTTTGGTTCAGGTTCGATCAAGGGTTTCGCGATCGCTTTGTCGATCGGTATTCTTATCAGTATGTTTTCGGCCATTACTATCACCAGAAATTTTCTTCTTTTGATCCTAAGCCCGAAATTGGAAAAATATAAACAATTGTTTTAAATCATTTTAGAGTTTTAATATTATGTTAAATATTATTGGATATCGAAAATTTTTCTTCGCTTTCTCCGGCATTATGATAATTCTTTCTATTGCCGCATTGGCAAAATGGAACTTGAATTATTCCATTGATTTTACCGGCGGCGCGGTCAG comes from the bacterium genome and includes:
- the secD gene encoding protein translocase subunit SecD, producing the protein MTQKIKIRLLFLFIIVLAIVSAFIASPKTLSFKVYKWNVKFPPEKVSAYLKEKNIGYHLGLDLQGGTHLVYEAELNNLSSTKAAEAMEGVRDVIERRVNIFGVAEPLIQIEGKNRLVIDLAGVKEISQAIKMIGETPSLEFREETPRDQVAAEYKKQTGQDLPAEAVGPFFLASSDLTGKDLVRGQADYDQSTGALRQPIVKLEFNEEGKKKFAALTTRNVGKVIAIYLDGVSITAPRVNEAITDGSAIISGNFTIEEAKTLAKRLNAGALPVPIKLISQQTVGATLGQDSLAKSLKAGSFGFLLIALFMILYYRLPGLIASISLVIYTLIVVAIFNFLSITLTLAGIAGLILSIGMAVDANVLIFERMREELTGGRSFKLAVEDGFSRAWPSIRDSNLTTLITAMALFWFGSGSIKGFAIALSIGILISMFSAITITRNFLLLILSPKLEKYKQLF